A DNA window from Pogona vitticeps strain Pit_001003342236 chromosome 2, PviZW2.1, whole genome shotgun sequence contains the following coding sequences:
- the ENC1 gene encoding ectoderm-neural cortex protein 1: MSVSMHENRKSRASTGSINIYLFHKSSYADSVLTHLNLLRQQRLFTDVLLHAGNKSFPCHRAVLAACSRYFEAMFSGGLKESQASEVNFHNSIHPEVLELLLDYAYSSRVIINEENAESLLEAGDMLEFQDIRDACAEFLEKNLHPTNCLGMLLLSDAHQCTKLYELSWRMCLSNFQTISKSEDFLQLPKDMVVQLLSSEELETEDERLVYESAMNWINYDLNKRHCYLPELLQTVRLALLPAIYLMENVATEELITKQRKSKEIVEEAIRCKLKILQNDGVVTSLCARPRKTGHALFLLGGQTFMCDKLYLVDQKAKEIIPKADIPSPRKEFSACAIGCKVYITGGRGSENGVSKDVWVYDTLHEEWSKAAPMLVARFGHGSAELKHCLYVVGGHTAATGCLPASPSVSLKQVEQYDPVTNKWTMVAPLREGVSNAAVVSAKLKLFAFGGTSVSHDKLPKVQCYDLCENRWTVPATCPQPWRYTAAAVLGNQIFIMGGDTEFSACSAYKFNSETYQWTKVGDVTAKRMSCHAVASGNKLYVVGGYFGIQRCKTLDCYDPTLDVWNSITTVPYSLIPTAFVSTWKHLPS; encoded by the coding sequence ATGTCAGTCAGCATGCATGAGAATCGCAAGTCGAGAGCCAGCACTGGCTCTATTAATATATACTTATTCCATAAGTCTTCTTATGCTGATAGTGTCCTCACTCATCTGAACCTTCTCCGCCAGCAACGCCTTTTTACAGATGTGCTTCTCCATGCTGGGAACAAGTCCTTCCCTTGCCACAGAGCTGTCTTAGCTGCTTGCAGTCGTTACTTTGAAGCCATGTTCAGTGGAGGACTCAAGGAGAGTCAAGCCAGTGAAGTCAACTTCCATAACTCCATACACCCAGAGGTTTTAGAACTTCTCCTGGACTATGCTTACTCTTCAAGGGTCATCATCAATGAAGAAAATGCAGAGTCTCTTCTAGAGGCAGGTGACATGCTGGAGTTTCAAGACATTAGAGATGCTTGTGCAGAATTCCTAGAGAAGAACCTTCATCCTACTAACTGCCTTGGCATGCTGCTTCTATCAGATGCTCACCAGTGCACCAAGCTTTATGAGCTGTCTTGGAGGATGTGCCTTAGCAACTTCCAGACCATCAGCAAAAGTGAAGATTTTCTACAGCTCCCCAAAGACATGGTTGTACAGCTCCTGTCTAGTGAAGAACTAGAGACTGAAGATGAGCGGTTAGTGTATGAGTCTGCCATGAACTGGATTAACTATGATTTAAATAAACGCCACTGTTATCTACCAGAACTGTTACAGACTGTGAGGCTGGCTCTCCTGCCAGCCATCTATCTAATGGAGAATGTAGCCACTGAAGAACTTATTACCAAACAACGGAAGAGCAAAGAGATTGTAGAAGAAGCAATAAGGTGCAAATTGAAGATTTTACAGAATGATGGCGTAGTCACCAGTTTGTGTGCAAGGCCTCGAAAAACTGGCCATGCCctgtttcttttggggggacaaaCCTTTATGTGTGACAAGTTGTACCTGGTTGACCAAAAAGCAAAGGAGATCATTCCAAAAGCTGACATTCCAAGCCCGAGGAAAGAGTTCAGTGCATGCGCTATTGGCTGTAAAGTCTATATTACTGGTGGCCGGGGATCTGAGAATGGAGTCTCTAAAGATGTTTGGGTGTATGATACGCTTCATGAAGAGTGGTCCAAGGCTGCTCCCATGCTAGTTGCTCGGTTTGGTCATGGTTCTGCTGAACTCAAACACTGTCTTTATGTTGTAGGAGGGCACACAGCAGCCACTGGTTGTCTTCCAGCATCTCCCTCTGTATCTTTAAAGCAAGTAGAACAATATGACCCTGTGACAAACAAATGGACGATGGTTGCCCCACTTCGAGAAGGCGTAAGCAATGCAGCAGTAGTCAGTGCAAAGCTGAAACTATTTGCTTTTGGTGGTACCAGTGTCAGCCATGATAAGCTACCCAAAGTTCAGTGTTATGACCTGTGTGAAAACAGGTGGACAGTTCCAGCCACCTGCCCCCAGCCGTGGCGATATACAGCTGCAGCTGTTCTGGGTAACCAGATTTTTATTATGGGTGGAGATACAGAATTCTCTGCATGCTCAGCTTATAAATTCAACAGCGAAACCTATCAGTGGACTAAAGTGGGAGACGTGACAGCGAAGCGAATGAGCTGCCATGCAGTAGCATCTGGAAACAAGTTGTACGTCGTTGGGGGTTATTTTGGTATCCAGAGATGCAAGACGCTAGATTGCTATGATCCCACATTAGATGTGTGGAACAGCATAACCACAGTGCCCTACTCACTTATTCCCACTGCATTCGTGAGCACATGGAAGCATCTCCCTTCTTAA